ACATTCGCGCGCAGCTCACCAAGCGTGAGCGCGAGGTGCTGGCGCTCCTCGCCAAGGGGCTCACCTACGACGAGGCGGCGAAGCTCCTGGGCATCAGCCTCGGCACCATCCAGAGCCACGTGAAGAGCCTCTACCGCAAGCTCGACGTCACCTCGAAGGCAGAGGCGGCGGCGGAAGCGGTGCGTCGCGGGCTCGCCTGGTCCTGACCCTGTCGGGTCGATAGCGCCAACCAGCCAACTCCATGCGATCGCTCCTCCTGCTTTTCGTCCTGCTCGTCGCCTCGCCCTGCCTCGCCCTCCCGGCGGCGGGAGAGGCGGGGCTCGTCGCGACGGCTCATCCGGCGGCGAGCGCGGCCGGCGTCGAGATGCTCCGCAAGGGCGGCAACGCCGTCGACGCCGCGGTGGCCTCGGCGTTCGCCCTCGCGGTGGCCGAGCCGAACTCCTCCGGCCTGGGCGGCGGAGGCTTCGCGCTGGTCCGGGTGGGCTCGGAGCTCCGCTTCTTCGATTTCCGCGAAGTCGCGCCGGCGCGCGCGAAGCGCGACATGTTCCTCCGTGGCGGCAAGCCCGATCCCGCGCTCTCACGCGACGGCCCCCTCGCCGTCGCCGTCCCCGGAGCGGTGGCGGGCTACCTCGCCCTCCAGGAGCGCTACGGCAAGCTCGACCGGGCGACGGTCCTCGCGCCGGCGATCCGGATCGCGGAAGAGGGCTTCCGTGTCGACGAGCGCTACCGCACCTACGCGGGCTACCGGTTGGACGTCCTTCGCCGCGATCCGGAGGCGTCACGGATCTTCCTCGTGCGGGATCCCTCGGGAGGCCCCGCACAGGTCCCTCCCCTCGGAACCCTCCTCGTGCAGAGAGACCTGGCCGCGACCCTCCGCGAGATCGCGAAGAACGGCGCCAACGCTTTCTACAGCGGGGCGGTGGCGAAGAAGCTCGTCGCCGATCTCCGCTCGCGGGGCGGGATCCTCGAGGCGGCGGACCTCGCGGGCTTCCGCGTGAAAGAGCGGGAGCCCCTGGTGGGCTCGTACATGGGCCACGCCGTCGCCACCGCGCCGCCTCCTTCTGCCGGCGGCGCGGTCCTGCTCACCGTGCTCAACGTCCTGGAGACCCTGCCCGCCCAGACGCCGTGGCGCGATCCGGTCTCGCTCCATCTCTTCATCGAGACCATGAAGCGCGCCTTCGCGGACCGCGCGCTCTTCGGCGATCCGGCCTTTATCGACGTCCCCGTGGCGGCCCTCGTCTCCAAGGAGCGGGCGGCGCGTCTCGTGAGCTCCATCGGCTTCCCGTCCACGCCCGCCACCTCGATCCCGCCGGGCGAAGGCGCCGAGCTCGGGCTCGGACCCGAGGACGCTCGCGCGGTGGGAGGCGGAACGGACACGACCCACCTGTGCACGATCGACGCGGCCGGCGACGCGGTCTCGCTCACCACCACGGTCAACTACGGCTTCGGCGCCGGCATCGTCGCGAAGGGCACTGGTGTCCTCTGGAACGACGAGATGGACGACTTCTCCATCGCCCCTGGCGTCCCCAACGCCTTCGGGGTCTCCGGCTCCGCAGCCAACGCGGTCGCGCCGGGAAAGATCCCCCTCTCTTCGATGACGCCAACCCTCGTGTTCGACGGCCCGACCACCGACTCTCCGGTCCGGGTCGTGGTCGGGTCGCCGGGCGGTCCGCGCATCCCGACGGCCGTGGCTTGGGCCCTCTACGCCCTTCTGGCGTACGGTGCCGACGTGGAGAAGGCCCTCGGCCTCGGGCGGATCCACCACCAGCACCTGCCCGACGTGACGCTCTACGAGCCCTTCGCCCTCGACTCGGCGACGCTGGGCCTCCTCCTCCTCCGCGGCCATCGGCTGGAAGAAGCCGGCACCTGGAGCAACGCCACGATGATCGCGGTCGACCCGAAGACGGGCGTCCGGACGGGAGCCGCCGATCCGCGCGGATCGGGCACTGCCATCGCCCAGTGAGGCGATTGGCCTACGCGCCTCGATAGAGCCGTCGGGCTGCGAACGGGGTGCTACCTTTCCCTCGATGGATCGCCTGCCTCCGATCTTCGACGCGCAGATCCACGCCGAAAACCTGGGCGATCGGGATCTCGAGGACCTCGCCTACTTCGGCGTGGAGGCCGCGATCGCGATCGCAGGCGACGACGCACCGGCGGACTCCGTCCGCGACCTCCTCCGCTACCTGGAGGTGCAGATCGACACGCAGACGGAGCGGCTCCGAAAGGCGGGCATCGCGCCGTTCGTCGCGGTCGGGATCCATCCGCAGCGGCTCCCGATCCGGGGCCTGGGGCAGGCCCTCGCAGAGCTGCCGGCCCTCCTCGACCGGGGCAGGGTCGCCGCCCTCGGCGCGATCGGCCTCGCGGAGGGCGGAGAGCGGGAGGAGGAGGCCTTCGTCGCGCAGCTCGAGCTCGCCGCTTCACTCCGCGTGCCGGTCATCGTCAACACGCCGGACCGCAGCAACCCGCCGATCGCGCGGCGCGTCCTCAGCCTGCTCAAGGCGAGCGAGCTCCCGCCCTCGAAGGTGCTGGTCGGCGCGGGCGATCCGGGGACCGTACGCGTCGTGCGCGAGTTCGGCTTCCACGCCTGCTTGACCGTGCATCCGGCGCGCCTCCCTGCGGAAGCCGCGGTCCGGATCATCCGCCAGTACGGCGGCACGGGCATCCTGCTCGCGTCCGAGGCCGGAGCCGGGGCGAGCGATCTCCTCGCCGTCCCCCGCACGCTCCACCTCCTCGAACGTGCGGGGATCTCGCCGGAGATCACGAGGCGGGTCGGCTATGAGAACGCGATCGACTTCTTCGGCGTCGATCGGAGGGTTCTCTAGACCTTCAGGTCGGAACGGCGGAGGACCACGATCATCCGCCAGCTCGACTCGTCGAAGGGCGCGTCCGCGAGGAAATCCCCGTGGAGCTCCGCGATCTCGAAGGCACCGGAGAGCTTCACCGCCGCCTCGAGCTCGCCGTATCCCCAGTCGCGCATGGTGCAGGTCTCGCGGACCACCTCCTCGCGCTCTCCATCGGACGCGTGGATCTCCACATGAGCTTCGAAGAGCTGACGCACGGGATCGTAGGGATCGTCAGGTGAGCCCCACCGGGTCTCCACCGAGAGGCCGAAGCGCTCCACGCGCCACGGCCGGGACACGCCCGTCGGCCGCGCGCCCCGCCCCACGAAATCCCGAGGATGCTGGAGCTCCAGGACATAGACGCCATCCGGCTCGAGGTGCGCGGCGACCGAACGAAGGTGGCGCACCATCGCTTCGACCGTGTGGATGTGCGCCACGCTGTTGATCATCAGCAGGGCGAGGTCGAAGCGGCGCTCCAGCGCGAAGTCGATCATGTCCGCGCAGAAGACCTCGACCTTTGCCCCCTGGAGCGAAGCCTTGCCGACGGCGTATTCGCACATGGCCTTTGAGAGATCGAGAGCGGCAGCCTGCGCTCCGCGCCGATCCCATTCGACCGCGTGATCGGCGGGCCCGCACGCGAGCTCGATCACCGAGCCAGGGGAAGCCTTCCCGGCCACGCGCGCGTACCAGGCCGCGAGGGCGTCCACCTCGGACGGGAAGTCGCGGTAGCTGAAGGCGATGTCGTACAGCAGCGGCTTGTCGTAGATGTCACCAGTCGTGACCGGTTTGGTTACGGAATGCATGTGATTCCTCGCGGCGGGTCGCCGGATCCGGCGACCCTTCCTCTCCGAACCTTGGGCCGCTTCCTGCTACTCCCCCTGCTCGAGGAAGCGCTCCGCGTCGATCGCGGCCATGCAGCCGGTCCCGGCGGCCGTCACCGCCTGGCGGTAGACCGCGTCGGCGGCGTCGCCACAGGCGAAGATCCCGGGGATGTTGGTGCGGGTGCTCCCCGGCTTGACCTTGATGTAGCCGACCTCGTTCATGTCGAGCTGGCCCTTGGCGATCTTCGTGTTCGGCTCGTGGCCGATCGCCACGAAGAAGCCGGTGCAGGGGATGACCGCCTCCTCGCCGGAGTGGAGGTTCTTGACCCGCACGCCGGTGACGCCGTTCTCGCCCAGCACCTCGGTCACGCCGCAGTTCCACATGAAGGAGATCTTCGGGTTCGACCGGGCCTTCTCCTGCATGATCTTCGAGGCTCGTAGCGAGTCGCGCCGGTGGATCACGGTGACGCGCGACGCGAACTTGGTGAGGAAGGTGGCCTCCTCCATCGCGGTGTCGCCGCCACCGATCACCACGATCTCCTGCCCCTTGAAGAAGAAGCCGTCGCAGGTGGCGCAGGCGGAGACGCCCTTGCCCATGAGCTCCTTCTCGCCGGGGATGCCGAGCCACTTCGCGGACGCGCCCGTCGCCAGGATCACCGTCTCCGCCGTCCAGGTCTCGCGGCCCTCGTCCACCGAGATGAGGAAGGGGCGACGGCTCATGTCGATCTCCGAGACGAAGCCGTCCACGAACTGCGTCCCGAAGCGCTCGGCCTGGGCGCGGAAGCGGTCCATCATCTCCGGACCCATGATCCCGTCCGGGAAGCCCGGGTAGTTCTCCACGTCGCTGGTAATCGTGAGCTGCCCGCCAGGCTGGGGCCCCGAGATCAGGACCGGCGCCAGCTCCGCCCGGGCCGCGTAGACCGCCGCCGTGTATCCAGCGGGGCCCGAGCCAATGATCACCACCTTCGCATGCTTGTCTGCCATCCGTGCTCTCTCCTGCCCGTGCGCTCGCGGGCCCCGCTGCGGCTTTACCGCGAACGAAAAAGCGCAAAACCCTACCACAAGGAAATCGGGCGAAGCGGCCCGTGCGCCGGCACCCCGGGGGCCGCCATTCCGGCCCGGGCCCGGCCCGGCTCCCTCTCCATGTCCTTCGATGACGTAGCCAAGTATGCGTTTCGAGGACAGTTTCCATTCATCCGGCTTCTGGCACCGGCGCTGCACCCAGGGGTTCCTCGAACTCGACCTGGGGTGCCAAGAGATGAATTCGGAGGGAATCACCATCGACCGCCCGCTCCTGCCGGCGGAGGTCCGACCGCGCGAGAGGCTCCTGGCCAAGGGCTCCGCGCACCTCGGCGAAGTCGAGCTCCTCGCCCTCGTCCTGGGCACGGCCGGCCCGCGGCCCGCGACACGGACTGCCGAGGTCCTCCTCGCCCGCCACGGCTCCCTCGCCGAGCTCGCCAGGGTCTCCGTCCAGGAGCTCGCCGGTGATCTCGGCCCCGCCAGGGCCGCCCGCCTCGCGGCGGCGCTCGAGGTCGGCCGCAGGGCCCAGGAGCCGCGCAGCCGGAACCTCAGGCTCAGCACGCCTTCCG
The Vulgatibacter incomptus DNA segment above includes these coding regions:
- the ggt gene encoding gamma-glutamyltransferase, with amino-acid sequence MRSLLLLFVLLVASPCLALPAAGEAGLVATAHPAASAAGVEMLRKGGNAVDAAVASAFALAVAEPNSSGLGGGGFALVRVGSELRFFDFREVAPARAKRDMFLRGGKPDPALSRDGPLAVAVPGAVAGYLALQERYGKLDRATVLAPAIRIAEEGFRVDERYRTYAGYRLDVLRRDPEASRIFLVRDPSGGPAQVPPLGTLLVQRDLAATLREIAKNGANAFYSGAVAKKLVADLRSRGGILEAADLAGFRVKEREPLVGSYMGHAVATAPPPSAGGAVLLTVLNVLETLPAQTPWRDPVSLHLFIETMKRAFADRALFGDPAFIDVPVAALVSKERAARLVSSIGFPSTPATSIPPGEGAELGLGPEDARAVGGGTDTTHLCTIDAAGDAVSLTTTVNYGFGAGIVAKGTGVLWNDEMDDFSIAPGVPNAFGVSGSAANAVAPGKIPLSSMTPTLVFDGPTTDSPVRVVVGSPGGPRIPTAVAWALYALLAYGADVEKALGLGRIHHQHLPDVTLYEPFALDSATLGLLLLRGHRLEEAGTWSNATMIAVDPKTGVRTGAADPRGSGTAIAQ
- a CDS encoding TatD family hydrolase, coding for MDRLPPIFDAQIHAENLGDRDLEDLAYFGVEAAIAIAGDDAPADSVRDLLRYLEVQIDTQTERLRKAGIAPFVAVGIHPQRLPIRGLGQALAELPALLDRGRVAALGAIGLAEGGEREEEAFVAQLELAASLRVPVIVNTPDRSNPPIARRVLSLLKASELPPSKVLVGAGDPGTVRVVREFGFHACLTVHPARLPAEAAVRIIRQYGGTGILLASEAGAGASDLLAVPRTLHLLERAGISPEITRRVGYENAIDFFGVDRRVL
- a CDS encoding class I SAM-dependent methyltransferase, which encodes MHSVTKPVTTGDIYDKPLLYDIAFSYRDFPSEVDALAAWYARVAGKASPGSVIELACGPADHAVEWDRRGAQAAALDLSKAMCEYAVGKASLQGAKVEVFCADMIDFALERRFDLALLMINSVAHIHTVEAMVRHLRSVAAHLEPDGVYVLELQHPRDFVGRGARPTGVSRPWRVERFGLSVETRWGSPDDPYDPVRQLFEAHVEIHASDGEREEVVRETCTMRDWGYGELEAAVKLSGAFEIAELHGDFLADAPFDESSWRMIVVLRRSDLKV
- the trxB gene encoding thioredoxin-disulfide reductase, producing the protein MADKHAKVVIIGSGPAGYTAAVYAARAELAPVLISGPQPGGQLTITSDVENYPGFPDGIMGPEMMDRFRAQAERFGTQFVDGFVSEIDMSRRPFLISVDEGRETWTAETVILATGASAKWLGIPGEKELMGKGVSACATCDGFFFKGQEIVVIGGGDTAMEEATFLTKFASRVTVIHRRDSLRASKIMQEKARSNPKISFMWNCGVTEVLGENGVTGVRVKNLHSGEEAVIPCTGFFVAIGHEPNTKIAKGQLDMNEVGYIKVKPGSTRTNIPGIFACGDAADAVYRQAVTAAGTGCMAAIDAERFLEQGE